GTACGTGCGATACCCGCTGTCGTTGCGCCAGGTTGAGGACATGCTGTTCGAACGTGGCATCGATATCTGCCATGAGACGGTTCGTTTTTGGTGGAACCGGTTCGGCCCGATGTTCGCTGCGGAGATCAGGGAACGCCGGGTTCATAATCGTTCGTATTCGAATTGGCGCTGGCACCTGGATGAGGTTTTCGTTCGGATAAATGGCGAGACGCATTACTTGTGGCGTGCGGTCGATCACGAAGGCGAGGTGCTCGAAGTTTTCGCGACGAAACGCCGGGATCGTAGGGCTGCTCTTCAGTTTCCGAAGCGAGCGATGAAGCGGTATGGACATCCGAAAGTGATTGTCACCGACCGGCTTCGGTCATACCGGGCAGCGATGAATGTGATCGGGAATGCCGCCGATCAGGAATGCGGCCGCTGGCTTAACAACCGGGCGGAAAACTCACATCAGCCGTTTCGAAGGCGGGAAGGGGCGATGTCGAAATTCAGGGACGTAAAAACCCTGCAGAAATTCGCCGCCGTTCCTGCCTCAACCTTCAACCACTTCAATCTCGACCGCCATCTCAACAGTCGTTCCGTCTATAAGAGGAACCGCTCCGCCGCGCTGGCCGAGTGGCGTCAACTGGCGGCATGACGATGGTGTCGTCGGCGATTTTGGAGACTGGTTCGCATTGGTCTTACAGCACCCTGGCGAGGGCACTGTCAGACCAAATTGGGGCAGTGCCAGAGCAAAACGGCTTGAGGTAGCAAGGGCCGTTCCGTAGCCTCGACGGATGAAGAATCCATTCCGTTATTTCAACAGTTCGCCGCATGTCATCCGCTTGACGGTGATGATTTAGACCCGCTACCCGCTATCGCAGCGGCAGTTTGGACTGCGAATCCCTTGAAATCAGAGACTTACCTGAACAGGGCTAAAGTCCGGTAACGACCAAATCCCTCTCCCTCCGCCACTAATCTCCAACATTCGAAGTTCGGACCGTCGACCAGGCGCTGTTGCGGTCCGGATGCCAGGTCAGGTGCCGCAAAAAGTCTGGTAGGGCAGGGTCGTTTGCGCTCCGGGCTCGGCGTAGCCCTCTTGACCTGCAATCACATCGAAAGGATGACTCACGGCAGCGAGCAGCGCCTCGAAGGGGGACATGTCCTCAAGCTCGACTGCAGCGGTCAGCGCCTCTTCGACCTTGTGATTGCGCGGGATGTAAATCGGATTGATACGGTCCATCGAAGCTGCGCGTGCCTCTGCTTCTACATCTTCTCCGGCCAGCCGCGCCCGCCAGTTTTCCAGCCAGGCGTTGATGGCGGAAAGCTCGGCGAACTGGCCCTGCACGGGGATCGCATTGCCACGTAGCGCCGTCGCCAGGTGACGGAAAACCAAAGTGAAGTCGGCATCGCCCTGATGCATCGCTGTCAAAAGATCGCGGATAAGTTCGCCATCCGCCGCCTGTTCCGTGGTCAGGCCTATTTTCCGCCGCATTGCCGCCATCCAGTGCGCGTCATAGCGCGCGGGGATGGTGTTGATCACGTCGGTCAAGATCTCGATCGCGCGGTCCTTGTCGGGATCGATCAACGGGATCAGGGTTTCTGCCTGGCGCGCAAGGTTCCAGCCCAGAATGCCAGGCTGGTTGCCATAGGCGTAGCGGCCCTGGGTATCGATGGAACTGAAGACCGTGTCCGGCGCGTAGCTGTCCATGAAGGCGCAGGGGCCGTAATCGATGGTCTCGCCCGAAATGGTCGTGTTGTCGGTGTTCATCACACCGTGGATGAAGCCGATACTCATCCATTTGGCGACCAAAGCGGCTTGTGCGTCGGTCACGGCTTCAAGGAAAGCCAGATAAGGGTTCTCCGCGTCTGCGGCGTCTGGATGATGGCGGGCGATGGCGTAATCGGCCAGCTGGCGTACCTTCTCGTCATCACCTCGGGCGGCGAAAAACTGGAAGCTGCCCACGCGTATGTGACTTGCGGCAACGCGTGTCAGAATCCCGCCAGGCAGGGGCGTTTCGCGCTGTACCGTCTCGCCGGTGCTGACGGCGGCCAGCGCCCGGGTGGTGGGCACACCGAGCGCGTGCATCGCTTCACCGATCAGATATTCACGCAAGACCGGGCCGAGCGCCGATTTCCCGTCGCCGTTGCGCGAGAAGGGCGTGCGGCCAGAACCCTTGAGCTGGATGTCGCGCCGCTTCCCGTGAACGTCGATAACTTCGCCGAGCAAAAGCGCGCGACCATCACCCAGCTGCGGGCTAAATCCACCGAACTGATGGCCGGCATAGACCTGTGCCAGTGGTGCTGCGCCATCCGGGACGACATTTCCGGAGAAAATACTCGTCCCTGCGTCTGTGTTCAGGACAGCTGGGTCCAGCCCGAGCTCTTCTGCCAGCGCGTGGTTCAGCTGCAGAAG
The nucleotide sequence above comes from Alphaproteobacteria bacterium. Encoded proteins:
- a CDS encoding IS6 family transposase; amino-acid sequence: MRNPFRYFNSSPEVIRLTVMMYVRYPLSLRQVEDMLFERGIDICHETVRFWWNRFGPMFAAEIRERRVHNRSYSNWRWHLDEVFVRINGETHYLWRAVDHEGEVLEVFATKRRDRRAALQFPKRAMKRYGHPKVIVTDRLRSYRAAMNVIGNAADQECGRWLNNRAENSHQPFRRREGAMSKFRDVKTLQKFAAVPASTFNHFNLDRHLNSRSVYKRNRSAALAEWRQLAA
- a CDS encoding protein adenylyltransferase SelO; the protein is MNNLSPALPRFAFDNSFSRSLEGCFVECYAAPAEAPKLLQLNHALAEELGLDPAVLNTDAGTSIFSGNVVPDGAAPLAQVYAGHQFGGFSPQLGDGRALLLGEVIDVHGKRRDIQLKGSGRTPFSRNGDGKSALGPVLREYLIGEAMHALGVPTTRALAAVSTGETVQRETPLPGGILTRVAASHIRVGSFQFFAARGDDEKVRQLADYAIARHHPDAADAENPYLAFLEAVTDAQAALVAKWMSIGFIHGVMNTDNTTISGETIDYGPCAFMDSYAPDTVFSSIDTQGRYAYGNQPGILGWNLARQAETLIPLIDPDKDRAIEILTDVINTIPARYDAHWMAAMRRKIGLTTEQAADGELIRDLLTAMHQGDADFTLVFRHLATALRGNAIPVQGQFAELSAINAWLENWRARLAGEDVEAEARAASMDRINPIYIPRNHKVEEALTAAVELEDMSPFEALLAAVSHPFDVIAGQEGYAEPGAQTTLPYQTFCGT